In the Sphingomonas sp. LM7 genome, one interval contains:
- the rplQ gene encoding 50S ribosomal protein L17 encodes MRHRVGGRKLQRTSAHRLALFRNMSAALIKHEQITTTVAKAKELRPYIEKLITLAKKGGLSNRRLAHSRLLDDAQLVKLFDVLAARYADRNGGYTRVIKAGIRASDASPMAIIEFVDRDVSAKGQDSGPVLSDEDFEDAA; translated from the coding sequence ATGCGCCATCGTGTAGGCGGCCGTAAGCTTCAGCGCACCTCGGCCCATCGTCTCGCTCTTTTCCGCAACATGAGCGCCGCGCTCATCAAGCACGAGCAGATCACGACGACCGTCGCCAAGGCGAAGGAGCTTCGTCCGTACATCGAGAAGCTGATCACGCTCGCCAAGAAGGGTGGTCTTTCGAACCGCCGTCTCGCGCATTCGCGGCTCCTCGACGATGCGCAGCTGGTCAAGCTGTTCGACGTGCTGGCCGCGCGCTACGCTGATCGCAACGGCGGCTACACCCGCGTCATCAAGGCCGGCATCCGCGCATCGGACGCCTCGCCGATGGCGATCATCGAGTTCGTCGATCGCGACGTCTCGGCAAAGGGCCAGGATTCGGGCCCGGTGCTGAGCGACGAGGATTTCGAAGACGCCGCCTGA
- a CDS encoding prolyl oligopeptidase family protein: MRRALLALPLLFASPALAQTSPETQVTKPAYPETRRVDVVEEQFGVKVADPYRWLENDVRNDKEVADWVAAQNKVTDAYLATLPGRQLFADRIKTLFNYERFGAPQKKGGRYFYAHNAGLQNQAVLWVRDTLQGEGRVLIDPNGWSKDGATALAEWLPSEDGRLLAYSIQDGGTDWRTIKVIDTATGKETGDEVSWAKFTMGLSWAKDGSGFFYSRYPEPPADAKFQALNENHKVYFHKLGTPQSADRLVYETPTHPSQSHYAGITDDGRYLVIGTSEGTDNKNLVHIVDLADPKWQAREIIGKLENDWSAIGNKGSVFYFSTNAGAPRDRIVSIDIADPKLTPREIVGEQKETLAGASIVGDRLILNYMVDAKTEVRRYTLDGKADGKVALPGIGTASGFGGELGDPETFFAFTSFNYPTTIFRYDVATGKATPWAQPKVAFDPSQYKVEQRFFASKDGTKVPMFVVRKATTTGPAPTLLWGYGGFNVPYTPSFSAARVAWMEQGGVFVLANIRGGGEYGKAWHDGGRLANKQNVFDDFIGAGEYLIKEGITGKDQLTIQGGSNGGLLVGAVVNQRPDLFAAALPAVGVMDMLRFDRWTAGRYWVDDYGYPSKAEDFKRLYAYSPYHNVKGGKPYPAILVTTADTDDRVVPGHSFKYTAALQAADIGDKPHLARIETRAGHGSGKPTDKIIEEAADLYAFAAKWTGLQVKKQ, encoded by the coding sequence ATGCGCCGCGCACTCCTTGCACTTCCCTTGCTTTTCGCCAGCCCCGCTCTCGCCCAGACTTCGCCGGAGACCCAAGTGACCAAGCCCGCTTATCCTGAAACGCGCCGCGTCGATGTCGTTGAGGAACAGTTCGGAGTGAAGGTCGCCGATCCCTATCGCTGGCTCGAGAACGACGTCCGCAATGACAAGGAAGTCGCCGACTGGGTCGCCGCGCAGAACAAGGTGACCGACGCCTATCTCGCCACGCTCCCCGGGCGCCAGCTCTTCGCCGACCGGATCAAAACGCTGTTCAACTATGAGCGCTTCGGCGCGCCGCAGAAGAAGGGCGGCCGCTATTTCTACGCGCACAACGCCGGCCTGCAGAACCAGGCGGTACTTTGGGTGCGTGATACGCTGCAGGGCGAGGGCCGTGTGCTGATCGATCCCAATGGCTGGTCGAAGGACGGCGCCACTGCGCTCGCCGAATGGCTGCCTTCCGAGGACGGCAGGCTGCTCGCATACTCGATCCAGGACGGCGGAACCGACTGGCGCACGATCAAGGTGATCGACACCGCCACCGGCAAGGAAACCGGCGACGAAGTCAGCTGGGCGAAGTTCACCATGGGGCTGTCCTGGGCCAAGGACGGCAGCGGCTTCTTCTACTCGCGCTACCCCGAGCCGCCCGCCGACGCCAAGTTCCAGGCATTGAACGAGAACCACAAGGTCTATTTCCACAAGCTCGGTACGCCGCAGTCCGCGGATCGACTGGTCTATGAAACCCCGACCCATCCGAGCCAGAGCCATTATGCCGGGATCACCGACGATGGTCGCTACCTCGTCATCGGCACGTCCGAAGGCACCGACAACAAGAACCTCGTCCACATCGTCGATCTCGCCGATCCCAAGTGGCAGGCGCGAGAGATCATCGGCAAGCTCGAGAACGACTGGTCGGCGATCGGCAACAAGGGCAGCGTCTTCTATTTCTCGACCAATGCCGGCGCCCCGCGAGACCGCATTGTCTCGATCGACATCGCCGATCCCAAGCTGACGCCCCGAGAAATCGTCGGCGAGCAGAAGGAGACGCTGGCAGGCGCTTCGATCGTCGGCGACCGGCTGATCCTCAACTATATGGTCGACGCCAAGACCGAGGTCCGCCGCTACACGCTGGACGGCAAGGCCGACGGCAAGGTGGCGCTTCCGGGCATCGGCACGGCAAGCGGCTTCGGCGGCGAGCTGGGCGATCCCGAGACCTTCTTCGCCTTCACCAGCTTCAACTATCCGACGACGATCTTCCGCTACGATGTGGCAACCGGAAAGGCGACGCCCTGGGCGCAGCCCAAGGTCGCCTTCGATCCGTCGCAGTACAAGGTCGAGCAGCGCTTCTTCGCTTCGAAGGACGGGACCAAGGTGCCGATGTTCGTCGTGCGCAAGGCGACCACCACCGGCCCGGCGCCGACCCTGCTTTGGGGCTATGGCGGCTTCAACGTGCCCTACACCCCCAGCTTCTCCGCAGCGCGCGTCGCATGGATGGAGCAGGGAGGGGTATTCGTCCTCGCCAACATCCGCGGCGGCGGTGAGTACGGCAAGGCGTGGCACGACGGCGGCCGCCTCGCCAACAAGCAGAACGTGTTCGACGATTTCATCGGCGCGGGCGAATACCTGATCAAGGAAGGCATCACCGGCAAGGACCAGCTGACGATTCAGGGCGGATCGAACGGCGGGCTGCTCGTCGGCGCAGTGGTCAACCAGCGTCCGGACCTGTTCGCCGCAGCGCTCCCTGCAGTGGGCGTGATGGACATGCTGCGCTTCGATCGCTGGACCGCCGGACGCTACTGGGTCGATGACTATGGCTATCCGTCCAAGGCCGAGGACTTCAAGCGCCTCTACGCCTATTCGCCGTATCACAATGTGAAGGGCGGCAAGCCCTATCCGGCGATCCTGGTGACCACCGCCGACACCGACGATCGCGTCGTGCCGGGGCACAGCTTCAAATACACCGCCGCGCTGCAGGCGGCCGATATCGGCGACAAGCCGCACCTCGCCCGGATCGAGACTCGCGCCGGCCACGGCTCGGGCAAGCCGACCGACAAGATCATCGAGGAAGCGGCGGACCTCTATGCGTTCGCGGCGAAATGGACGGGGCTTCAGGTAAAGAAGCAGTAG
- a CDS encoding M48 family metallopeptidase encodes MTLCGASRLLASAVLALSGVPASAQKAAVLSPYAGVYQPQGIDEVGMWREDDESERALAASPLVIRDEKLTGYIRDVLCATVGLDRCGSVRVYVIREPVFNATMSPNGTMRIFSGLLLRVRSEAELGAVLGHEFGHFERRHSLAKFKAGRSGSDLLAWSGLLTSMVRNYTVLRAYRDLRWSVYGSLFRYGRDQEREADLLGVSYLNQSSLPPQAATAVWQNLMGELAASATARGVRKPNFNAVAFTASHPPQGERADYLAALAAPEAASRNDGTARYREALAAWLPLLLDDQIKLNDFGASDYLIQNLASDGWTADLWFARAELYRARGNQRDFVNAIQFYANAIAMRDGLPAAHRGLGLALIKSGRQVDGQAALQRYLQLSPDASDAKMIRLMIPGGSMQ; translated from the coding sequence ATGACTCTCTGCGGCGCCAGCCGTTTGCTTGCCAGCGCCGTCCTCGCGCTGAGCGGTGTCCCGGCGTCCGCGCAAAAGGCGGCCGTCCTATCGCCCTATGCCGGGGTCTATCAGCCGCAGGGCATCGACGAGGTCGGCATGTGGAGAGAGGATGACGAGAGCGAGCGCGCGCTTGCCGCCTCGCCTCTGGTCATCCGCGACGAGAAGCTGACGGGCTATATTCGGGATGTGCTCTGCGCGACCGTCGGCCTGGATCGCTGCGGCTCGGTGCGGGTGTATGTAATCCGCGAGCCCGTCTTCAACGCCACCATGTCACCTAACGGGACGATGCGCATCTTTAGCGGACTGCTGCTGCGCGTGCGCAGTGAAGCCGAATTGGGAGCGGTGCTTGGCCATGAATTCGGTCATTTCGAGCGGCGGCATTCATTGGCCAAGTTCAAAGCCGGACGAAGCGGGTCGGATCTGCTTGCCTGGAGCGGGCTGCTGACCAGCATGGTGCGGAACTACACCGTCCTGCGCGCCTATCGAGACCTGAGATGGTCGGTTTATGGAAGCCTGTTCCGATACGGTCGCGATCAGGAGCGCGAGGCCGACCTGCTCGGTGTCAGCTATCTGAACCAGAGCAGCCTGCCGCCGCAGGCGGCAACCGCCGTCTGGCAGAACCTCATGGGCGAGCTGGCGGCATCCGCTACCGCGCGCGGCGTCCGAAAACCGAACTTCAATGCGGTGGCGTTCACTGCGTCGCATCCGCCGCAGGGAGAGCGGGCGGACTATCTGGCGGCGCTGGCTGCACCCGAAGCCGCAAGCCGTAACGACGGCACGGCGCGGTATCGCGAAGCGCTCGCCGCCTGGCTTCCGCTGCTTCTCGATGACCAGATCAAGCTCAATGACTTCGGCGCGAGCGACTATCTGATTCAGAACCTGGCGAGCGACGGGTGGACGGCGGATCTCTGGTTTGCGCGTGCGGAACTGTACCGCGCGCGAGGCAACCAGCGCGACTTCGTCAATGCGATCCAATTCTATGCCAATGCGATCGCGATGCGGGACGGCTTGCCTGCCGCGCATCGCGGGCTCGGCCTGGCGCTCATCAAGAGCGGACGACAAGTCGACGGACAGGCCGCGCTCCAACGATATCTGCAGCTCAGCCCGGATGCATCCGACGCGAAGATGATCAGGCTGATGATTCCGGGGGGAAGTATGCAATGA
- the guaA gene encoding glutamine-hydrolyzing GMP synthase — MDHHADSILIIDFGSQVTQLIARRVREAGVYSEIAPFNSAAEAFERMQPKGIILSGSPASVLDEGSPRVPQVIFDSGLPILGICYGQQVMMHQLGGTVQLGDSGEFGLAFIDIQDSCVLFDGLWAEGESHQVWMSHGDKVTDLAPGFRPVAVSPGSPFAVVADDARRYYATQFHMEVVHTPDGAKLLANFVRHVCGLQGHWTMAEFRAAKIAEIREQVGTGRVICGLSGGVDSAVAAVLIHEAIGEQLTCVFVDHGLLRAGEADQVVSLFRGHYNIPLVHVNAETLFLNGLAGVSDPEAKRKFIGKTFIEVFEEEAKKIGGADFLAQGTLYPDVIESVSFTGGPSVTIKSHHNVGGLPERMNMKLVEPLRELFKDEVRALGRELGLPDIFVGRHPFPGPGLAIRIPGEVTKERCDILRKADAIYLEEIRNAGLYDAIWQAFAVLLPVRTVGVMGDHRTYDYVLALRAVTSTDGMTAVAFQFPGDFLPRVATRIVNEVRGINRVTYDYTSKPPGTIEWE, encoded by the coding sequence ATGGACCATCATGCCGATTCAATCCTGATCATCGATTTCGGGAGCCAGGTGACCCAGCTTATCGCGCGCCGCGTGCGCGAAGCCGGAGTCTATAGCGAGATCGCTCCCTTCAATTCCGCCGCCGAGGCTTTCGAGCGGATGCAGCCAAAGGGGATCATCCTCTCTGGCTCACCCGCCTCGGTGCTCGACGAAGGCAGCCCGCGCGTGCCGCAGGTTATCTTCGATTCGGGGCTGCCGATCCTCGGCATCTGCTATGGCCAGCAAGTGATGATGCACCAGCTGGGCGGCACCGTGCAGCTTGGCGATTCGGGCGAGTTCGGGCTCGCCTTCATCGACATCCAGGACAGCTGCGTGCTGTTCGACGGGCTATGGGCCGAAGGCGAGAGCCACCAGGTGTGGATGAGCCACGGCGACAAGGTCACCGATCTGGCCCCGGGCTTCCGTCCCGTTGCGGTGAGCCCCGGCTCGCCCTTCGCCGTCGTCGCCGACGATGCGCGCCGCTATTACGCCACCCAGTTCCACATGGAGGTGGTCCACACCCCCGACGGCGCGAAGTTGCTCGCCAATTTCGTTCGTCATGTCTGCGGCCTCCAAGGCCATTGGACGATGGCCGAGTTCCGCGCCGCCAAGATCGCCGAGATCCGCGAACAGGTCGGCACCGGCCGGGTGATCTGCGGGCTTTCGGGCGGAGTCGATTCGGCGGTCGCCGCGGTGCTGATCCACGAGGCGATCGGCGAGCAGCTCACTTGCGTGTTCGTCGATCACGGATTGTTGCGCGCAGGGGAGGCCGATCAGGTCGTCAGCCTGTTCCGCGGCCATTACAACATCCCGCTGGTCCATGTGAACGCCGAGACGCTGTTCCTCAATGGCCTCGCCGGCGTCAGCGATCCAGAGGCCAAGCGCAAGTTCATCGGCAAGACGTTCATCGAAGTGTTCGAGGAGGAAGCGAAGAAGATCGGCGGCGCCGATTTCCTCGCGCAGGGCACGCTCTATCCGGACGTGATCGAAAGCGTCAGCTTCACCGGTGGGCCGTCGGTGACGATCAAGAGCCACCACAATGTCGGTGGCCTGCCCGAGCGGATGAACATGAAGCTTGTCGAGCCGCTGCGCGAATTGTTCAAGGACGAGGTTCGCGCGCTCGGTCGCGAACTGGGCCTGCCGGACATCTTCGTCGGCCGTCACCCGTTCCCGGGACCCGGCCTTGCGATCCGCATTCCCGGCGAAGTCACGAAGGAACGCTGCGACATCCTGCGCAAGGCCGACGCGATCTATCTCGAGGAAATCCGCAACGCGGGGCTCTACGACGCGATCTGGCAGGCGTTCGCGGTGCTGCTGCCGGTGCGTACCGTCGGCGTGATGGGCGACCATCGCACCTATGATTACGTGCTGGCGTTGCGCGCGGTGACATCGACCGACGGGATGACTGCGGTCGCCTTCCAGTTCCCCGGCGATTTCCTGCCACGCGTCGCAACGCGGATCGTCAACGAAGTCCGCGGGATCAACCGCGTGACCTACGACTATACGTCGAAGCCGCCCGGCACGATCGAATGGGAATGA
- a CDS encoding GNAT family acetyltransferase, giving the protein MHRPLIEAATSDDATAVVALWRMCELTRPWNDPAADFALALDSESSAVLVAQGSDGIGGSIMVGFDGHRGWVYYLAVAPDRRGEGLGRALMAAAEDWLRARGAPKIQLMVREDNHAALGFYRALGLERQKVVTLGRFLKDDA; this is encoded by the coding sequence GTGCATCGCCCGCTGATCGAGGCTGCAACGTCCGACGACGCGACCGCGGTGGTCGCGCTATGGCGGATGTGCGAACTCACGCGCCCGTGGAACGACCCCGCCGCCGATTTCGCCCTGGCCCTCGATAGCGAAAGCTCGGCGGTGCTGGTCGCGCAGGGTTCCGACGGTATTGGCGGCAGCATCATGGTCGGCTTCGACGGTCATCGCGGCTGGGTCTATTATCTCGCAGTCGCGCCGGACCGCCGCGGCGAGGGGCTCGGCCGCGCGCTCATGGCCGCCGCCGAGGACTGGCTCCGTGCCCGCGGCGCCCCCAAGATCCAGCTCATGGTCCGCGAGGACAACCACGCCGCGCTCGGCTTCTACCGGGCACTCGGGCTCGAGCGGCAAAAGGTCGTTACGCTGGGCCGCTTCCTGAAGGACGATGCATGA
- a CDS encoding ArsC family reductase — translation MTVTMYGIKNCDTIKKARAWLDANAVTFDFHDYKIAGADAARLARWIEAEGWETVLNRAGTTFRRLPDADKQGLDAEKAIALMLAQPSMIKRPVLEYPGGVLIGFASDRYARALL, via the coding sequence ATGACCGTCACCATGTACGGCATCAAGAATTGCGACACGATCAAGAAGGCGCGTGCGTGGCTCGACGCCAACGCTGTCACCTTTGATTTTCACGACTACAAGATCGCCGGCGCGGACGCCGCCCGGCTCGCGCGCTGGATCGAGGCCGAGGGCTGGGAGACCGTGCTCAACCGCGCCGGTACCACCTTCCGCAGGCTTCCCGATGCGGACAAACAGGGCCTGGACGCCGAGAAAGCGATAGCGCTGATGCTGGCGCAGCCCTCGATGATCAAGCGCCCGGTGCTAGAATATCCCGGCGGGGTGCTGATCGGCTTCGCGTCCGATCGCTATGCCCGCGCGCTGCTCTGA
- the panB gene encoding 3-methyl-2-oxobutanoate hydroxymethyltransferase produces the protein MSTYTLDTGTSRANPTPAPMKRLTVPAIRNRKGKEPVVMLTAYTTRMAQLLDPHCDVLLVGDSLGQVIYGLPSTLPVTLDMMIAHGAAVVRGSYHSVVIVDMPFGSYEASPERAFESAARVLAETGAAGVKLEGGTAMAPVVEFLTRRGIPVMGHIGLTPQAVNALGGYGARGRSNAEHASILDDARAIADAGAFGMVAEGIVEGLANEVTAAVSVPVIGIGASAQCDGQVLVTEDMLGLFERTPRFVKRYDDLAGRISAAVETYAAQVRARDFPGAEQVYPART, from the coding sequence ATGTCCACCTACACGCTCGACACCGGCACCAGCCGCGCCAATCCCACGCCCGCCCCGATGAAGCGGCTCACCGTGCCTGCGATCCGCAATCGCAAGGGCAAGGAGCCGGTGGTGATGCTCACTGCCTACACCACGCGGATGGCACAGCTGCTCGATCCGCATTGCGACGTGCTGCTGGTCGGCGACAGCTTGGGACAGGTGATCTACGGCCTGCCATCGACGCTGCCGGTGACGCTGGACATGATGATCGCCCACGGTGCCGCAGTGGTCCGCGGCAGCTATCATTCGGTGGTAATCGTCGACATGCCATTCGGCAGCTATGAGGCGAGCCCCGAGCGCGCCTTCGAATCGGCCGCGCGCGTGCTCGCCGAAACCGGCGCCGCCGGCGTTAAGCTCGAAGGCGGCACCGCGATGGCGCCGGTGGTCGAGTTCCTCACGCGTCGCGGCATTCCGGTAATGGGGCATATCGGGCTCACGCCCCAGGCGGTGAATGCGCTCGGCGGCTATGGCGCGCGCGGCCGCAGCAATGCCGAGCACGCCAGCATCCTCGACGATGCACGGGCAATTGCCGACGCCGGCGCATTCGGCATGGTGGCCGAGGGGATCGTCGAAGGACTTGCCAACGAAGTCACCGCCGCGGTGTCGGTTCCGGTGATCGGCATCGGCGCGTCGGCGCAGTGCGACGGCCAGGTGCTCGTGACCGAGGACATGCTCGGCCTGTTCGAGCGCACGCCGCGCTTCGTGAAGCGCTATGACGACCTTGCTGGCCGCATTTCCGCCGCGGTTGAGACCTATGCCGCGCAAGTCCGGGCGCGGGACTTTCCGGGCGCCGAACAGGTCTATCCGGCGCGCACTTGA
- a CDS encoding tetratricopeptide repeat protein: protein MALPPSATTDEAFLREVDEEYRRDQAMGILRSYGRWILVAVVVALVALGGWLYWQHHRDSRAGTQGEQYDAAMRLVEANQADKALPELGKVAASSGEGYAAMAQIAEGNLLLQKNDAKGAAAKFAQVAGNAKYEQPFRDLGLVRQTVAEYDTLKPQAVIDRLKGLTNPNSPWLGTAGELVAAAYLKAGNRAEAGRLYGQIAQGGEKVPESIRQRAVQLAGVLGVDAIDQSKETKAK, encoded by the coding sequence TTGGCGCTTCCTCCCTCCGCTACCACTGACGAAGCCTTTCTGCGCGAAGTCGATGAGGAATATCGCCGCGATCAGGCGATGGGAATCCTGCGCAGCTATGGCCGCTGGATCCTCGTCGCCGTGGTGGTGGCGCTGGTCGCGCTGGGCGGCTGGCTCTATTGGCAGCACCACCGCGATAGCCGCGCCGGCACGCAGGGCGAGCAATATGACGCCGCGATGCGTCTGGTCGAGGCGAACCAAGCCGACAAGGCGCTGCCCGAGCTCGGCAAGGTCGCGGCTTCCAGCGGCGAAGGCTATGCCGCGATGGCGCAGATCGCCGAGGGCAATCTGCTGCTCCAGAAAAACGATGCGAAGGGCGCCGCAGCCAAGTTCGCCCAGGTCGCGGGCAATGCGAAGTACGAGCAGCCTTTCCGCGACCTCGGGCTGGTCCGCCAGACCGTCGCCGAATATGACACCCTCAAGCCCCAGGCCGTGATCGATCGCCTCAAGGGGCTGACCAATCCCAATTCGCCATGGCTCGGCACTGCCGGCGAGCTCGTCGCCGCGGCCTATCTTAAGGCGGGCAACCGCGCCGAGGCCGGCCGCCTCTATGGGCAGATCGCACAGGGTGGCGAGAAGGTGCCCGAATCGATCCGTCAACGCGCGGTTCAGCTGGCGGGCGTACTCGGTGTCGATGCCATCGATCAGTCGAAGGAAACCAAGGCTAAATGA
- a CDS encoding PQQ-like beta-propeller repeat protein: protein MNNKVRVAAALAALAMVSGCGVFKGGGKKTPVLGERVPILVSESDVVADKTLTGVEVLLPEAAANDGWRQPGGNAAKSMGHLALGASPTRIWSKDVAKPSKKERMAASPVVSENKLYVIDTGGVVHAMAADTGAELWRANTYNEEGNKGARFGGGVSVEGERAFASNGLGDVVALNTADGTVLWRKRPGGPLRGAPTLANGNAYVVTQDNQLFALSQDTGEIGWTVSASLESQGVFGVAAPASAQGTVVAGFSSGELNAYRYENGRSLWDVVLSRTSMSTSVSSLSDIDAEPVIDQGRVYAIGQGGRMVAMDIASGNPLWEQTIAGISTPWAAGEWLFVVTDDARLLAIARGTGKIRWISQLRRFKNEKKSKGPIAWVGPVLAGGRLVLGNSEGEIVFASPADGSITSTMDVKESITLPLTVANNTLYVLDDKGRLSAYR, encoded by the coding sequence ATGAATAACAAGGTGAGGGTGGCTGCCGCTCTCGCGGCGCTTGCGATGGTGAGTGGCTGCGGAGTCTTCAAAGGCGGCGGCAAGAAAACCCCCGTGCTCGGCGAGCGCGTGCCGATCCTGGTCTCGGAAAGCGACGTCGTTGCCGACAAGACGCTCACCGGCGTCGAGGTGCTGCTGCCCGAAGCGGCGGCCAATGACGGCTGGCGTCAGCCCGGCGGCAACGCGGCCAAGTCGATGGGCCATCTCGCGCTGGGCGCCAGCCCGACGCGGATCTGGTCGAAGGACGTCGCCAAGCCTTCCAAGAAGGAGCGCATGGCGGCTTCCCCGGTGGTGTCCGAGAACAAGCTCTATGTGATCGACACCGGCGGTGTCGTTCATGCGATGGCGGCGGATACCGGCGCGGAACTGTGGCGCGCCAACACCTATAACGAAGAAGGCAACAAGGGCGCGCGCTTCGGCGGCGGTGTCAGCGTCGAGGGCGAGCGCGCGTTCGCGAGCAACGGTCTTGGCGACGTGGTTGCGCTCAACACCGCCGACGGCACCGTGCTCTGGCGCAAGCGTCCGGGCGGTCCGCTGCGCGGCGCGCCGACGCTGGCCAACGGCAACGCCTATGTCGTAACGCAGGACAATCAGTTGTTCGCGCTGTCGCAGGACACCGGCGAGATCGGCTGGACGGTCTCGGCCAGCCTCGAATCGCAGGGCGTGTTCGGCGTCGCCGCTCCGGCGTCGGCGCAGGGCACCGTGGTCGCAGGCTTCTCGTCGGGCGAGCTTAATGCCTATCGCTACGAAAATGGCCGTTCGCTGTGGGACGTGGTGCTTTCGCGCACCTCGATGTCGACCTCGGTCTCGTCGCTGTCCGATATCGATGCCGAGCCGGTGATCGACCAGGGCCGCGTCTATGCGATCGGGCAGGGCGGCCGCATGGTCGCGATGGACATCGCCAGCGGTAATCCGCTGTGGGAACAGACCATCGCCGGCATCTCGACGCCTTGGGCGGCGGGCGAATGGCTGTTCGTCGTGACCGACGACGCCCGGCTGCTCGCGATCGCGCGCGGCACCGGCAAGATCCGCTGGATCTCGCAGCTGCGCCGCTTCAAGAACGAGAAGAAGTCCAAGGGGCCGATCGCCTGGGTCGGTCCGGTGCTGGCAGGCGGCCGTCTGGTGCTCGGCAACAGCGAGGGCGAGATCGTCTTCGCCTCGCCGGCCGATGGCAGCATTACCTCGACGATGGACGTCAAGGAATCGATCACGCTTCCGCTCACGGTAGCGAACAACACGCTCTACGTCCTCGACGACAAGGGCCGGTTGAGCGCGTACCGCTGA
- the der gene encoding ribosome biogenesis GTPase Der, with amino-acid sequence MPLPIVAIIGRPNVGKSTLFNRLVGKRLALVDDQPGVTRDRREGDANLLGLEFRVMDTAGYEDKDVATLPGRMRAQTEAAVRDADVSLFLIDARAGVTPLDEEIARWLRSTDRPVVLMANKAEGRAGEAGILEAMALGLGDPIPFSAEHGEGVADLFEALLPHVERDEDDQDEAEDPESPDAPLKLAIVGRPNAGKSTLVNKLLGEDRMITGPEAGITRDSIAIDWEWPDAEGNLRAVRLIDTAGMRKRAKIEEKLEKLSVMDAMRAIDFAEVVVLLLDATRGLEVQDLKIADRALQEGRALVIALNKWDVAENASSLFNGVKGALDEGLAQVKGVPLLTVSAATGKGLDMLMKVAFETRDAWSRRVSTGQLNRWFERAIEANPPPAPGGKRIKPRYVTQNKSRPPSFILFGTRVDLLPVSYQRYLINSLRKEFDFGAVPVRLTLRASKNPFDHDKK; translated from the coding sequence ATGCCCCTTCCCATCGTCGCCATCATCGGACGCCCGAATGTCGGCAAGTCGACGCTGTTCAACCGGCTGGTCGGCAAGCGGCTTGCGCTGGTCGACGACCAGCCCGGCGTGACGCGCGATCGCCGCGAAGGCGACGCGAACCTGCTCGGGCTCGAATTCCGGGTGATGGATACCGCGGGCTATGAGGACAAGGACGTCGCGACGCTCCCCGGCCGGATGCGCGCGCAGACCGAGGCGGCTGTGCGCGACGCCGATGTCTCGCTGTTCCTGATCGATGCCCGCGCCGGCGTGACTCCGCTCGACGAGGAAATCGCCCGCTGGCTGCGCAGCACCGATCGTCCGGTCGTGCTGATGGCGAACAAGGCGGAAGGCCGCGCCGGCGAGGCTGGGATCCTGGAGGCGATGGCACTGGGTCTCGGCGATCCGATCCCCTTCTCGGCCGAGCATGGCGAAGGCGTCGCCGACCTGTTCGAGGCGCTGCTTCCGCATGTCGAGCGTGACGAGGACGACCAGGACGAGGCCGAAGATCCCGAATCGCCCGATGCCCCGCTCAAGCTAGCGATCGTCGGCCGCCCCAATGCGGGCAAGTCGACATTGGTCAACAAGCTGCTCGGCGAAGACCGGATGATCACCGGCCCGGAGGCGGGGATCACCCGCGATTCGATCGCGATCGACTGGGAATGGCCCGATGCGGAAGGCAATCTCCGGGCGGTCCGCCTGATCGACACCGCCGGCATGCGCAAGCGTGCCAAGATCGAGGAGAAGCTCGAAAAGCTCTCGGTGATGGACGCGATGCGCGCGATCGACTTTGCCGAGGTCGTGGTGCTGCTGCTCGACGCCACCCGCGGGCTGGAGGTCCAGGACCTCAAGATCGCGGATCGTGCGCTCCAGGAAGGCCGTGCGCTCGTCATCGCGCTCAACAAATGGGATGTGGCGGAGAACGCCTCCAGCTTGTTCAACGGCGTCAAGGGCGCCCTCGACGAGGGACTGGCGCAGGTCAAGGGCGTGCCGCTGCTCACTGTCTCGGCGGCGACCGGCAAGGGCCTCGACATGCTGATGAAGGTCGCCTTCGAGACTCGCGATGCCTGGTCGCGTCGCGTATCGACCGGCCAGCTCAATCGCTGGTTCGAACGCGCGATCGAAGCCAATCCGCCGCCTGCGCCCGGCGGCAAGCGGATCAAGCCGCGCTACGTCACCCAGAACAAGTCGCGCCCGCCCAGCTTCATCCTGTTCGGCACGCGCGTCGATCTGCTGCCGGTCAGCTATCAGCGCTATCTGATCAACAGCCTGCGCAAGGAATTCGATTTCGGCGCGGTGCCGGTGCGGCTCACGCTGCGCGCGTCCAAGAACCCGTTCGACCACGACAAGAAGTAG